A window of Thiocapsa bogorovii genomic DNA:
CCCTCGCCCCTGGCGGTGGAGGTTTGGGGAGAGGAAGTGTGGGCTCCCTCCTCCCTCGCGGGCTATCTATTGCCCACACTGGACACAGCCCTCAGGGCCCAGCCGGGATCGAGGGGTAGAAGATGGCGAAGGTCTCGGTGATGTCGGTAAGCCGGTTCAGGCCACGCCACAGCACGGTGGCCCCGGGATCGCCGTCGCCGTTGCGCCCGAGAAAGCCGCCGAGCCGGGCGACCATGCGCATGGCCTCGCCGAGGCTCGGCGGGGTCTGCGGCGGGGTGGGCGAGCGCTGATGATGGCAGGCCAGGGCCTGCCACTCGGCCTCCTCGAAGAAGACCGTGCAGGGGATGTCCGGGGTCTCGCGCCCGCGTTTGGCCAGATCCATCACCCGCCAGGCGACGACCAGATCGATGGCCAGACACGCCTGCAGGCTGTCGGCATCGCCGAGGCGGCGATCCTCGATGCGGCAGCCGCTTTTGAGGGTGCGGTGAAACACCTCGATGTTCCAGCGCGCGGCGTACCAGCGCAGGCGCTCGAGCGCCTCCTCCAGGGTCGTGGTCGGCACCGTGGTGAGCAACAGCCACTCGATGGGCTCTTGGTCCTGCGGCGGGTTGATCTCTCGGGCATCAATGGCCCACAGCCTCAGGGGTGCCGCGCCCTTGAGCCGCTTGGGCGGTTGCAGTTCGATCGGGACGGCGCGCAGCTCCAACGCCGCGGTGCGCGCGGGTCGGCCGCCGCGCCCGGGGATGTGCAGCACACAGCCGCCGAGCACCGGTTGGCGGGGCAACAGCTCCCACAGCGGCTGGATCTCGTCCTCGGCGTCGACCTGGCGCTGGGTGGTGCGGCTGGCGCGCACCAGCAGATGCGTCCCGGCCGGATCGGCGCTGGCGGCCTGAAACAGCTCATGGATGTCCGCCTCGCGATCGGCGATGTTGACCAGGCGGGTCTGCGGGCACAGCGTCTGGACCTCGGCGGTGCGTTGGAAACTCTTCAACCAGCGGTGGCTTTCCTTCTCGGCGATGGGTCGCTCCTTGCGTGCCTTGGCCTGCCCGGTCTGCTGTGGGTCACGCGCCCAGACCTGGATGTCGATCAGGCCCAGCGGGATGCCCTCGGGGGTGAGCGCCAGGCTGTCGTGCAGCTTCAGCCCTTGGGCGCCGTCGCGGCGGGTGTTGATCGGCCCCAGTCCGGTGGTGGCGGCATGGGCATCGTAATTGAGGCTGGTGGTGTCCTGGGCGATCAGCACCAGCGACTGCGCGGCGATGCGCGCCGCGGTGGCTTCGTAATGGGGATGGAGGAGCGTCTGCAGGTCCACTTGAGGATTGTGCAAAAATCGATACGCCGCTTTGACCTGATGGGGGGCGCCATCCAACGCCGTGGCGAGGGTGGCGGTGGGATGGGCGCCGAACGCCTCGGCCAAGCCGATCAGGCGCGGGCGCAACCGTGCATCGGGGAAGTCCACCCGGGCGAACTCCTGCTCCGCCCAGGAGCCCGTCGGCGCCGCCGGTGGCGCCAGCCGCAGCACGGGCGCCGGGCGCCGACACAACGGCGCGCGCCACTCACGCGTGAGCGCCAGCACGTAGACGGCCTTGTGGGCGCGCCCGCCGCTGTTGGTGCGATCCTCGCGGCCGCGTCCGGTCGTCTCCCCCAGACGCTGCCAGTTGGCCGCCTTGTAGACCGTGCCGGCATGCTGCGCCTCGTCCACGAAGGTCTCGAGCACCAGCGGGGTGATGCCGTAGCGCACCGGCCAGTCGGCCTGTACCCGCGCCGCGGCCAGCCCCAGCACGTGCGAGCCCAGATTGGGCACCGCGATGCTCGGCAGGATGAGAAACCGGCTATTGGCCACCACCCGGTTGAGGTTCGCGCGCCGTGCATGCGCACACCAGCCGATCCACTCATCGCGTGCGGCCAGCTGCCAGGCCGCCGCGCTGAACGCCAAGGCCCCGAGCCAGCCGACCACCGGGGAGCGGATCAGATAGCGTTGTTGCGCGCCGCACAACGGACCGCCACCCAACGGATGGTACGACGTGAGCATGCGCCGGTACAGCAGGGCGTGTTCTCGATCCTCCACCGCGACCAGCTCGATCGGGCCGAGCGCCTCCAGCGGACCACTGAAGACCGGCGCCTCGAACGGCTCGAGCACCGCGACCGGGCGCGCCTGCGGCGCCGCGCGGCGGGCCGCGGGGAGTACCACCAGCGCGCGTCGCTCCAGCTCCACCAACGCCTTGCGGCAACTGACCTCCTGCGCCCGCCCGTCGGCACCGAACCACTCCAGCCACCCGCAGACTTGGCGCGACAGCGCGCTGCGCGTCACGCCGGGCTCGGCTGCCGCGGCTCGGATGCGCGCGATGATCGCGCCGGTGAATGTCCGCCCGAAGAGGTGCATGGGGGCGGACGATACCCGTAATCAGATACAGTGTCCAGTGTGGGTAAAAGATAGCCTCGCGGGGGAGGGCCGGGGAGAGGGGGATGACAGGTACCGAAGCCCGGAATGCCGCTCCAAGACCGGGGCGCAGTCCTCCTCCGTGCAGCCGGGGTAGACGGTGGATTCGTAGATGACCAGGTCGCCGGGTTTGAGGACCTGGCCGACGGTCTCGGAGGCTTTGAGCAGGGGCGTCAGGTCGGGCCGCTTGTAGTCGTCGACCGGGGTGGGCACGGTGACAATGAAGATGCGACAGGGGCGCAGGGCGTCGCGGTCGCCGGTGTAGGTGAGATGTCGCGCGGCGGCCAGATCCTCGGAGGAGGTTTCGCGGGTGCCGTCGTGACCGGCTTGCAGCTCGGCGATACGGGCTCGGTTGATGTCGAACCCGATCACGGGGCGATGTTTGGCGAACTCCACCGCAAGCGGCAGGCCGACATAGCCGAGGCCGATGATGGCGATGGGGGTGTCGGGGTCCGTGAGATGGGCGAGGTTCTGGTCCATTGGATCTCGGGTCCGTACGTCTTGGACTGCCTTCCGGATTGGTGTTCAGGCGTCCTTAAATGGGTTCTCGATTTGGTCCGTCGGCAGACCGGTGGCTTGGATCCGCGGTGTCGGGGTGGGCTCCAAATCGGGTGTGCGGCGTCGCTTGCTGCGGTGCTCGGATGCGCTGTCGAGTCGCTCGGGCGGAATAAAGAAGACACCGGCCAGGAAGGCGAGCACGGCCTGGTTTGCCGGGATGGCGAGGTTGTAGTCAACGAACTCGTGTAGGCCCAAGACGAGCAGGCCCACGCCGGCGCCGGCCTGGATGAAGCGCGAGCGGGGCCATCCGCCACGCAAGTAGACGCGTGTCCACTGATAGAGATAGACGGCGATGCCGGCGAGGATCAGGAGGACCGCGATAAGCCCGGCGTCGGAGATCCACTCGAGGTAGTCGTTGTGTGCGTGGTTGGGGAATCGTCCGCCGAACAGCATCGGCTGTACGGGTGGGAAGGCGCTTGAAAAGGTGCCCGGACCGCTGCCGAACGGAAAGAGCTCGGCGATGCGCAGAAGGGTCGCGGAGAAGAGCTCGACGCGACCATCCTCGACGACGTCCGAAACCGAGAACCGATCCAGAACGGGGGCCAACCCGATCGCGATGCCGAAGCTGAGCGCGACTGCGACGATGGTGCCGGTGAGGCCGAAGGTATTGGTTCCGCCGATGCGGCGTGAGAACAGCAGCGTGGTCATGATCAGACCGATGATACCCATCGCGATGCCCATGCGGGAGCGCGTGAAGACCACACCCACCAGGATGATCAAGACGACGACGCCGTAAAGGAGGGCAGCGTTGCCGTGGGTCGAGCCGAGAAAGACGGCGCGTCGTCGCCAAGTGCTCTGGCGGGTGCTGTCGGTCGATCCTTCGCGACCCACGTTGTAGTAGAGAAGCGCAAGCGCGAGCGGCAGGATCATGACCAGAAGGCCGGCGAGATGGTTGCGGTTGGCATAGGTGCCGACGGCAGAGCCCATGTTGGCCCCGCTCACTGTCAGGATGACCGCTCCGTTCTGGCCGGCGCCGTACTGGACGAGGCCTAGGATGGCCTGTACTGCGGCAACGGCGAGCAGAATCTTCACCAGGAGCAGCAGTCCGCGGCTGTCCAGCGATCGCGTGCCGACGAAGATGGCGACGGGTAGAAGCAGGCTCAGGCCGGCGGAGAACGTGAGGTCCGGGTGAATGGATAGGGACTTCCAAGCGGGGGCCGTGTCGATTGAGAGGAGGGCCTCGCCCGCGGCGTAGAGATCCCGGCCCGGAAGGCCGTTGACGAACGCGCTGGGCAGCGGGATGAGATAGAGAATCGGGACGGCGGCGACGAGCATGAGGATCCCGATTTCGACGCGGGACAGGGGAACCGCACGGGGCGTCCAGAGGGTCCCAACCAGGATGACAATCCCGAGCCATTGCAGCATCAACGACGCCAGAGGGGTGTTGCCGGCGCGAAATAACGGGGCTAGAACCAGCGTCACGATCAGTAAGGCGATGATCGCTTTGGAAAACGGGTGGCGCGAGCTGGCCGGGTTTGTGTACTGCATCGGGTTCAATCGGGTGTCCGTTCCTTATTGAGATCGCAACTCTAACACCGCAACGGGGCGTCTGGTAAAGGGGATTCGTGGTGGGTGCGGAGAGGTCTCGTGCGAGGCGCGGGTGGGGTGTGGGCCAGCGCCCGTCTTTTTTCTCGCGGCTTCGCGTGATCGGCTGTCTCGTTCGAGCCGTGGCGCGAAACGCAAGGGGCATGCGTGACGCCGTTGAGAGGTGTCCCGCGGCGAGAAGTCGAGGTGTCGCGGGAAGACGACTCGGCAGGGTTATCCTATAGATCCGGCCGTTCAACCGCCGGATCTAGGGTAATGGTTTATTTGAACTTTGGGGCGTCTTGAGACGAGCCGAGCAGGCGGGAGAGCCAGCCTTTCTTCGGTTGGTGGCGCGGGTGCGGGACATGGTCGGGATCGAGCATCGGCGGCGGCGGGATGTCCGCGGGCACGCGGTTGTCGATGATGGCTTGCGGTCGGTCGTTGACCAGGCGCTCGGCCTCCGCGTCGCCGACCCAGCGGGCGGCGGCATCGCGTCCTTCGGCGAGGAGCGGGGGGCGATGGCG
This region includes:
- a CDS encoding O-antigen ligase family protein is translated as MQYTNPASSRHPFSKAIIALLIVTLVLAPLFRAGNTPLASLMLQWLGIVILVGTLWTPRAVPLSRVEIGILMLVAAVPILYLIPLPSAFVNGLPGRDLYAAGEALLSIDTAPAWKSLSIHPDLTFSAGLSLLLPVAIFVGTRSLDSRGLLLLVKILLAVAAVQAILGLVQYGAGQNGAVILTVSGANMGSAVGTYANRNHLAGLLVMILPLALALLYYNVGREGSTDSTRQSTWRRRAVFLGSTHGNAALLYGVVVLIILVGVVFTRSRMGIAMGIIGLIMTTLLFSRRIGGTNTFGLTGTIVAVALSFGIAIGLAPVLDRFSVSDVVEDGRVELFSATLLRIAELFPFGSGPGTFSSAFPPVQPMLFGGRFPNHAHNDYLEWISDAGLIAVLLILAGIAVYLYQWTRVYLRGGWPRSRFIQAGAGVGLLVLGLHEFVDYNLAIPANQAVLAFLAGVFFIPPERLDSASEHRSKRRRTPDLEPTPTPRIQATGLPTDQIENPFKDA
- a CDS encoding IS4 family transposase, encoding MHLFGRTFTGAIIARIRAAAAEPGVTRSALSRQVCGWLEWFGADGRAQEVSCRKALVELERRALVVLPAARRAAPQARPVAVLEPFEAPVFSGPLEALGPIELVAVEDREHALLYRRMLTSYHPLGGGPLCGAQQRYLIRSPVVGWLGALAFSAAAWQLAARDEWIGWCAHARRANLNRVVANSRFLILPSIAVPNLGSHVLGLAAARVQADWPVRYGITPLVLETFVDEAQHAGTVYKAANWQRLGETTGRGREDRTNSGGRAHKAVYVLALTREWRAPLCRRPAPVLRLAPPAAPTGSWAEQEFARVDFPDARLRPRLIGLAEAFGAHPTATLATALDGAPHQVKAAYRFLHNPQVDLQTLLHPHYEATAARIAAQSLVLIAQDTTSLNYDAHAATTGLGPINTRRDGAQGLKLHDSLALTPEGIPLGLIDIQVWARDPQQTGQAKARKERPIAEKESHRWLKSFQRTAEVQTLCPQTRLVNIADREADIHELFQAASADPAGTHLLVRASRTTQRQVDAEDEIQPLWELLPRQPVLGGCVLHIPGRGGRPARTAALELRAVPIELQPPKRLKGAAPLRLWAIDAREINPPQDQEPIEWLLLTTVPTTTLEEALERLRWYAARWNIEVFHRTLKSGCRIEDRRLGDADSLQACLAIDLVVAWRVMDLAKRGRETPDIPCTVFFEEAEWQALACHHQRSPTPPQTPPSLGEAMRMVARLGGFLGRNGDGDPGATVLWRGLNRLTDITETFAIFYPSIPAGP